In Zymoseptoria tritici IPO323 chromosome 7, whole genome shotgun sequence, a single genomic region encodes these proteins:
- a CDS encoding proteasome core particle subunit alpha 7 has translation MTSIGTGYDLSNSVFSPDGRNFQVEYAVKAVENGGTAIGIRCKDGVVLALEKLVSSKLLKKDANKRIATIDRHMGVVHSGLLPDGRHFISRARDEASSWRGTYKAPIPVASLANRMGAFVQAYTLYSSVRPFGITAIVGGWDAETEIDVDGVVGSGPKAGSGGKTAGVKEGGPYLYMIEPSGLYWGYYAAATGKGRQAAKSELEKLKLDPKEGNCLTLEEGVKEAARIIYVAHEDSKDKDFELELTWISAVNGPTKGRHEEVPKAMKEEAERLAKIALEGEDEEEETKMEE, from the exons ATG ACGTCGATAGGTACAGGCTACGATCTCTCCAACTCCGTCTTCTCCCCCGATGGTCGCAATTTCCAGGTCGAATACGCAGTCAAGGCGGTAGAGAATGGTGGCACCGCAATTGGTATCCGATGCAAAGATGGAGTCGTGCTCGCATTGGAGAAGTTGGTTTCAAGCAAGCTGTTGAAGAAAGATGCGAACAAGCGGATAGCCACGATTGACAGACACATGGGCGTT GTTCACTCCGGCCTCCTACCCGATGGTCGCCACTTCATCTCCCGCGCACGAGACGAGGCCTCCAGCTGGCGCGGCACCTACAAGGCTCCCATTCCCGTCGCCTCGCTCGCCAACCGCATGGGCGCCTTCGTCCAAGCATACACCCTCTATTCATCCGTACGACCCTTCGGCATCACGGCCATCGTCGGAGGCTGGGACGCAGAGACCGAGATCGACGTCGACGGTGTGGTGGGCAGCGGGCCAAAAGCCGGCTCAGGCGGAAAGACGGCGGGTGTCAAGGAAGGCGGACCATACCTCTACATGATCGAGCCGTCAGGATTGTACTGGGGCTACTACGCCGCAGCGACGGGCAAGGGACGACAGGCGGCCAAGTCGGAGTTGGAGAAGCTCAAGCTGGATCCTAAGGAGGGTAACTGCTTGacgctggaggagggagtcaaggaggcggcgaggattaTCTATGTGGCGCACGAGGATagcaaggacaaggactTTGAGTTGGAGTTGACGTGGATCAGCGCGGTCAATGGTCCGACTAAGGGACGGCATGAGGAGGTGCCAAAGgcgatgaaggaggaggctgAGAGGCTTGCTAAGATTGCGCTGGAGggtgaagatgaggaggaggagacgaagatggaggagtaA
- the MgAMY3 gene encoding putative alpha-amylase (Alpha-amylase (Signal P secreted)) translates to MAQLSSLLCILFAFFTLGNCLTPAEWRSQSIYQVMTDRFARTDGSTTAPCRLDDYCGGTWQGLISKLSYIQQMGFTAIWISPVVQNVQGLTADGNSYHGYWQNNPYALNRKFGTADDLKALSAEVHRRGMYLMVDVAPNHMASISTRANVDYSKLSPFNDKSYYHTPPCGIDYNNVTSIRKCWIGSDTVSLPDLRTEDARVQNLWNTWVSQLVSNYSIDGLRIDTAQQVNPEFWPSFQAAAGGLHMIGEVWQGSPDVMCPYQNSLPGLMNYAAYYWIIQAFQRSTGSMANLANGLAWMKAVCRDTTLLGSFIENHDLPRYASMTNDVARIQNAIAFTMLMDGIPIIYQGQEQRFGGHDVPAQREHLWQSKYDKNAVLYKFIRTMNLIRQRAIQRDGSHATTKASPISNDANTIVVRKGTAGKQIISVYTNRGSGWSGVVNVKGTAAGFGAFQKLINVVNCRPFTTNRTGDVAVSLVAGMPAVLYPVTEMTGSGICGY, encoded by the exons ATGGCGCAGCTGTCCAGCCTCTTGTGCATACTGTTTGCGTTCTTCACTTTGGGAAACTGCTTGACCCCAGCAGAATGGCGATCTCAGTCGATCTATCAGGTCATGACAGATCGCTTCGCCCGAACGGACGGGTCGACGACAGCTCCGTGTCGGCTTGACGACTACTGTGGAGGAACATGGCAAGGCTTGATCAGCAAGTTGAGCTATATCCAGCAGATGGGCTTCACAGCCATCTGGATCTCTCCCGTGGTTCAGAATGTGCAAGGTCTCACCGCAGATGGCAACAGCTACCACGGATACTGGCAGAACAACCCCTATGCATTGAACCGGAAGTTCGGGACTGCCGATGACCTCAAAGCCCTGTCTGCAGAAGTGCATCGCAGGGGAATG TACCTGATGGTCGACGTTGCCCCAAACCACATGGCCTCAATCAGCACCCGCGCCAACGTCGACTACTCCAAACTCTCCCCTTTCAACGATAAATCATACTACCACACGCCCCCCTGCGGCATCGACTACAACAACGTCACCAGCATCCGCAAATGCTGGATCGGAAGCGACACCGTTTCCCTCCCCGATCTCCGCACCGAAGACGCACGAGTCCAAAACCTCTGGAACACATGGGTTTCCCAACTCGTCTCCAACTACTCCA TCGACGGCCTCCGCATCGACACAGCCCAACAAGTCAACCCCGAATTCTGGCCTTCCTTCcaagccgccgccggcggCCTGCACATGATCGGCGAAGTCTGGCAAGGCAGCCCGGACGTAATGTGTCCTTACCAAAACTCCCTCCCGGGCCTCATGAACTACGCAGCCTACTACTGGATCATCCAAGCCTTCCAGCGGTCCACAGGAAGCATGGCCAATCTCGCCAACGGACTGGCCTGGATGAAAGCCGTATGCCGCGACACCACACTGCTCGGCTCCTTCATCGAAAACCACGACTTACCACGCTACGCGAGCATGACGAATGATGTGGCGCGGATACAGAACGCGATTGCGTTTACCATGCTTATGGATGGGATTCCGATTATTTACCAGGGTCAGGAACAGAGATTTGGAGGGCACGATGTCCCTGCGCAGAGGGAGCATTTGTGGCAGAGCAAGTATGATAAGAATGCGGTGTTGTACAAGTTTATTCGGACGATGAATTTGATTCGGCAACGGGCGATTCAGCGGGATGGGAGTCATGCTACGACTAAGGCTTCGCCGATTTCCAACGACGCGAACACGATTGTTGTGCGGAAGGGGACTGCTGGAAAGCAGATTATCAGTGTGTACACCAATCGCGGATCTGGATGGAGTGGAGTGGTGAATGTCAAGGGTACGGCGGCTGGGTTTGGGGCGTTCCAGAAGTTGATCAATGTGGTCAATTGTCGGCCGTTTACGACGAATCGGACGGGCGATGTTGCGGTGTCGTTGGTGGCGGGTATGCCTGCTGTGTTGTATCCGGTGACGGAGATGACGGGGAGTGGGATTTGTGGATACTGA
- a CDS encoding 60S ribosomal protein L38, whose amino-acid sequence MPQEVTDIKSFIEICRRKDASSARIKKNKVTGQTKFKVRCNRFLYTLKVQNSEKADKLKQSLPPTLNISDTPKKNAKGKRVAQSS is encoded by the exons ATGCCTCAAGAAGTCACCGACATCAAGAGCTTCATTGAGATCTGCCGCCGCAAGGACGCCTCCTCCGCGCGcatcaagaagaacaaggtcACCGGCCAGACCAAGTTCAAGGTCCGCTGCAATCGGTTCCTATACACACTCAAAGTGCAGAACTCTGAGAAGGCGGACAAGCTGAAGCAGAGCCTGCCACCGA CCCTCAACATCAGCGACACACCGAAGAAGAACGCCAAGGGCAAGCGCGTTGCGCAGAGCTCGTAG
- the MgAMN9 gene encoding putative 1,2-alpha-mannosidase (1,2-Alpha-Mannosidase (Signal P anchor) (Glycosyl Hydrolase 47)), whose protein sequence is MFSSEKSNELPMYKDKPYNYSGKGSKRALQWLRQKRTFAGVLAGLALLSWWFGILSPLSYFATSGEGSSSTAPGVQKEKSSWSLWGGKEVVAWDDRAEKVKEAFKTSFAGYKKYGWGLDEYHPVSHTGKQMVPNGMGWIIVDALDTMMLMNLTTELEESRQWIHSNLTYDQDHDVNTFETTIRMLGGLLSAHYLSVAFPGTYAPVQDGLSDDLYVEKAVDLADRLLGAYNTKSGVPLASVNLHNSQGIESHADGGASSTAEATTLQLEMKYLAKLTGETHYWEHAEKVMKVVDDNQAKDGLVPIFIYADKGTFRGENIRLGSRGDSYYEYLIKQYLQTSQQEPVYQEMWKESLAGVKKHLLTYSYPSNFTVLAERPSGIDQSLSPKMDHLVCFMPGTIALATTGGRSLAEAKKDKNWGPQQEEDMRLAKELTKTCLGMYRTPTGLAPEIAHFHIHDPPLMYKDFTPETQPQSPEAFEKCKDKACTEKEAVGGEDYIWKQGDLHNLQRPETVESLFYMWRITGDEMYRKAGWEMFEAFMKYGAVEDGEGYSSIANVEKIPVTLRDNMESFWLAETLKYFYLLFSPNDILPLTDVVFNTEAHAFPKFEMGKLFKTGWERKARGSPPAPQQGNDDHHEIRTIMVTKTFQQETEATPPPVAPAAL, encoded by the exons ATGTTTTCCTCGGAGAAGAGCAATGAACTGCCAATGTACAAGGACAAGCCGTATAATTATTCAGGCAAGGGCAGCAAGAGGGCTCTGCAATGGTTACGACAGAAGAGAACGTTCGCGGGCGTACTGGCCGGTCTGGCGTTGCTAAGCTGGTGGTTTGGGATATTGTCACCTTTGTCGTATTTCGCAACCAGCGGAGAGGGGAGCAGTAGCACTGCGCCCGGAGTACAGAAGGAGAAGTCGTCTTGGAGTCTGTGGGGAGGTAAAGAGGTGGTTGCATGGGATGACAGGGCAGAGAAAGTGAAGGAGGCATTCAAAACTTCTTTCGCGGGCTATAAGAAATATGGATGGGGTTTGGACGAGTACCACCCCGTGAGCCATACTGGCAAGCAGATGGTCCCCAACGGAATGGGTTGGATAATTGTGGATGCCTTGGACACGATGATGCTCATGAACCTGACCACGGAACTGGAGGAATCACGGCAGTGGATACACTCCAATTTGACATATGACCAAGATCATGATGTGAACACATTCGAGACCACGATTCGGATGCTGGGAGGCCTACTCTCGGCCCACTATCTGAGTGTTGCCTTCCCTGGCACATACGCACCTGTACAGGACGGACTGAGCGACGATTTGTACGTTGAGAAGGCGGTTGACCTGGCGGATCGATTGCTTGGTGCTTATAACACAAAATCCGGTGTTCCGCTTGCGAGCGTCAACCTCCACAATTCGCAAGGGATCGAGTCCCACGCAGATGGCGGAGCATCGTCAACCGCCGAAGCAACAACGTTGCAGCTTGAGATGAAGTATCTGGCCAAGCTGACCGGCGAGACGCACTACTGGGAGCATGCCGAAAAAGTCATGAAAGTCGTAGATGACAACCAAGCTAAAGATGGATTGGTCCCCATCTTCATCTATGCCGACAAGGGCACATTCCGAGGTGAAAACATCCGTCTGGGCAGTCGAGGCGACAGCTACTACGAATACCTCATCAAGCAGTATCTGCAGACTTCGCAGCAGGAACCGGTGTATCAAGAGATGTGGAAAGAGAGTCTGGCTGGTGTGAAGAAGCATTTGCTCACTTACAGCTATCCCAGCAATTTTACTGTTCTTGCGGAAAGGCCATCTGGCATTGACCAATCTCTGAGCCCGAAGATGGACCATCTGGTCTGCTTCATGCCTGGCACGATCGCGTTGGCGACTACCGGTGGACGATCCCTTGCGGAAGCCAAGAAAGACAAGAATTGGGGTCCTCAGCAAGAGGAAGACATGCGTCTCGCGAAGGAGCTCACGAAGACTTGCCTAGGCATGTACCGCACGCCCACCGGTCTGGCTCCGGAGATTGCACACTTCCACATTCACGATCCTCCGTTGATGTACAAGGATTTCACACCCGAGACCCAGCCACAAAGCCCCGAAGCTTTCGAGAAGTGCAAAGACAAGGCGTGTACCGAGAAGGAGGCTGTGGGTGGTGAAGACTACATCTGGAAGCAGGGCGACCTGCACAATCTCCAAAGACCAGAGACAGTAGAGAGTCTGTTCTACATGTGGCGCATCACGGGAGATGAAATGTACCGCAAGGCAGGTTGGGAAATGTTCGAAGCGTTCATGAAGTACGGCGCAGTCGAGGACGGAGAAGGCTACAGCAGCATCGCCAACGTGGAGAAGATCCCGGTGACGCTGCGAGATAACATGGAGAGCTTCTGGCTG GCCGAAACTCTCAAATACTTCTACCTCCTCTTCTCGCCCAACGACATCCTCCCCCTCACGGACGTCGTCTTCAACACCGAAGCGCACGCCTTCCCGAAGTTCGAGATGGGCAAGTTGTTCAAGACCGGCTGGGAACGAAAGGCTCGCGGTAGTCCGCCTGCCCCGCAGCAGGGTAACGATGACCACCATGAGATCAGGACGATCATGGTTACTAAGACATTTCAGCAGGAGACTGAAGCGACTCCACCGCCCGTGGCTCCTGCCGCGTTGTAG